The following DNA comes from Eretmochelys imbricata isolate rEreImb1 chromosome 2, rEreImb1.hap1, whole genome shotgun sequence.
AGATTCACTGTCTCACTTTAGAGTACTGCAAAGGAGGTacgtcctgttttcagcatcaactatcaggtggaagatcctcaGGACAGATCCTCACGGACAATGTTAGAAATCTGATGGTGAAGTTACTAAGAGAAACTCGCTGGGAGAGCCGCATTGATAGTGTAAGGTCaggtaccaagtgactgaggtttatGATGCCCTGATGGAACTGGCACAGCCAAGTAAAGCCAAGGCTGGAATCTGACACGAGgtgcaaagcctggcaaaccagatcacaGACTTCAAATTTTTTGTCTCAGGTGTGGTTTGACACAAAatcctgttccaagtaaatgTTGTAAACAAGGCATTACAAACTTAGTCGATGGACATCACAACTGCTACTACTTTGATGAAAAGCTGCCTTGATTTTcttgtggcctacagagacaacggatttgaagatgccatcactgctgccaaagaaatggtggaaaactttggagttgagcctgtcttcaaggaaactcatATTCATTGGAAGAAGAGACAATTTGGTTATGAGGGCAGAaatgaggtgatgggaagcttGGAATTAAAATTCAGGAAGGAGATTTTTCTCTCTCGTTGACACTGCTTGAGTGTCCATcaaagaaaggtttggacaaaggaagcaccacaaaaagaaatggagttttTTTGTATTACCTTAGTAAGCTGCTGGTGGACAGGAAACACACTTGAACAATTGTACGAACCTTCACCGGATGCTGACACAAGAGGAAAGTTCAGACATCAAAGATAAAGACCTCGAATTGGACAACATCCATTCCATTTTGCAACATGGGAAGCACTttccactccaagttctccaattcattcgtgatgcagagctgaaggatatttttcctaatgtgtggatgctttgaggattctgctcatgctgccaGTCACAGTTGCAAGTGTGAGCACAGCCTTTCAAAGCTCAGGCGCATTAAAACGTATCTTTGATTGACAATGGCCGATGAGAGACCGACATCGCTGGCTATTTTAtggcttgaaaatgccattggccagtctttggatctctctgataCTTGATTCAGTTCATGAGGGAAAAGGCAagaaaagtgaccttttgaactaaaggactagagTTAACATTCTcaggctgtcacctactgtaacactttttaatactggtccacccatATTGGTggacagttcaatttcttgatctTAGCACactccactccatgcatctgatgaagtgagttttagcccacgaaagcttatgcccaataaatttgttagtctctaaggtgtcacaaggactccttgttgttttttcttaaaattaaaaaggttttataagcttagaggaaactatttttttatttgcttatatatggcatgcaTAAATACAGATTTAACTAGGCCATGgttaaatatattaggaaaaaatctatggctaaatttatattaaaataaaaataaagttggtTGAGGGGGAAGAGTAGGAAGGGGAGTGTGGAATTAACAAGCTCTGTGCCTATTGTCATCCTGACCACTTTACTGGTATGTTTTATCCCTTTCCTCCACCCTTCATCTGCTTTTTATTTGGCTCTCCAGGCCAAAGCTGGTGTATGTATAGCACATTGGGGTCATGCTCCCCATTTTAGTGCTGCTGCAATACCAGTAACAACAATAATGCTCATCATTTTGGGCTATTTGTGCACGGGGTCTCTTGTTTTAGTCTCACTGTGGTTGGAAATATCCATTTTATGGCAGCCGATGAGATTCCTTAAAAGTCAATTGAACACAAAAATGGAAAATCCAGCCGTGTCCGTGTGTAAATTATGACTAAAGCATGTGTCATCGATAAACTTTGCTATCGGGGCTTTCTGTTGCCTTTTATTTATATCAACTTCAAGCCTGAAAGAATGTTTTGGCTGCTTTTTCAAAACATGAATGCCTAGCATATGTGGATTCACTGAAAGGGCAATTAGTCACTCCTATTAGCTCAGAATATCCAATCACTTTAAAATCCCTGCAACATCAATATGCCTCAGCATGAAACAAACTCTCTTGTGGCTTGCTTGTTTGCAACATGCTTTTAATACAATTGTCTCTCTATCTAGGGGAGTATAGATCGTCTACTGACGTATAAATAGCATATGGGTGCACTACTTGTCCTTTTGGAAGAGTTGCGATGATACCACAGCCTTGAAATTAACCCAAGGCTTGTGTTTTGTGTTGTCTCATACTGCTTATGCCTAATAGAATTACTCATATTGTCATAGCTTGAGGTGTCATGTGACCATGATAAAAGCCCACAATCATTCTTTTCAAATTCTGAACAAGGAATCCAATCAGAATAAGGAAAATAGTATTAGTCCCAAAGCTattgtgtttctctctctggcctggtctacattcCAGAGTTAGGTCGAAGAAAGCCACCTTAAGTCTACCTGTTAatgaatgtgtctacactaccgagtcctttatgttgacctaagttGCCTGTGATGTGGACGTCTGTAATCCACCTGTGCGAGATGCGTAGCGCATAGTTTGATTTTCATGGGCTGACTGCaaggtagtgcagatgcagcatTGTGTAATTTGATTTAgttggcctccaggtggtgtcccacaatgctcatctgtgaccgctctggagatcattctcaactctgctgcactgcagccaggtacacagaaaacagtcccacccctgctaaagccctgggaacttttgatttcccatttcctatttgatcagcattgggagcATGCCAGTTTGAGCACAGCAGATAATGGAGACTACACACCCCAAACACACTCCAGCCTGGtctacacaggaggtggtggatctcactgctgtgtggggagaagagtctgtgcaggtagagctccgatccagcagaagaagcACGGACCTCTATGCAAAGATTGCtcgtggaatgggggagaagggcaacatgagggacacacagcagtgccatgtgaaaagaaaataatttttccagaaggcaagggaggcgaacAGTCGTTCTGGTGCTGAACCCCACACATGCTGGTTCTACAacgagctgcatgcaattctcgggggtgaccctaccagcacccccacaagcaatgtggacacctcacaggtgtgtgagtctagggacaacaaggaggatgatatggtggatgaggaagaggaggagaatgggagacaggcaagCGGGGGATCCAATTTCCCcgagagccaggaaatatttttaaccctggagcccgGTGGGTTGCAGGACATCACGGTGGCCGACCATGATggcggggaaggcacctctggtgagtatacaatTACAATAAAAGTCCAATTAAACTTTAGCAGGCACACACATTTCGtggtattgcatgtttactgtgaagaaaaaacGAGGTGCTGTGATTCTCTGCATAGAAGAGGGCGCTCCAGCTACGCAGAGGGTGGTCcctggaaaagactgtttatgtggactgggatagccCAGGATTGTCCATGGATATCTCTAGGAAATTTTCATGGAGGTACTGTGCAATCCTTTGTAGAAGGTTTCTGGGTAGGGCAgttttatttcttccaccatgataggacactttcccatgcaacTCCTGAATGAATTCTGCCGGCATCATTGTGGTACACAGCACAGCAGCGCAAGGACCGGGTCTATACCCAGACacttgcagcatctccttcctttccgccactgttaccctcaggagactgatatcacatagggtcGCCTAGGGGAAACgggggaagttctcattaaaagtgctcttTCACTGAAAAAAGGGCATGTAGACCCCCACCCCTTCCGGATCACCAAACCACACAGCCGCTAATGTGCCTTTATTGTGCTTGGAATGGGTTGGCAAGTAGTTTAATGTGGCTGATAGGGGACTGGGTCCCCCCATGAGAGATTCCGCAATTTGGGAGTGAAAAacgttccccctcccaccccattcgtAAACAGCTTCCTGTGGTGCTATAGGGAAGGACCATTGTTCGACTAGCTACCTGCTCTCCTGACATGAGCCTgccataaacttcattaaaagtgtGGTCACCCGTGACCCAGGGGGGCCTACTGACCATGGCTGGAGTAGCAAAATGGTACAGTGAACAGTTACAgattctgattatgttatggcttgcacctagtgtaataaggGTGGGGGTTTTTATGAAAATGGCTTTGCtatgaaaacattttattcatgtgcagtggcttctttattttttttccctgaccgacagctggaaatgtgtcctttagcttgtcatcaacacctgaaagcagactCTCGGTGATTAGAAGAAGCAGAAAGAGAACGCAGGAGGACATGTTCACTGAGATAATGAACACCTCCGggacagctgacacagagctgagagcatggaggatttcactgtccgagaagttagacatggacatGAAGAGCAGGAAAGCTTCCAATGAGCGAGAGTGTGCGGCGCAGGATGAGATGCTTTGGATTATGAAGGACCAAGCAGACATGTTGCTGCGTCTGattgaactgcaggaacagaagcagaagGGTAGAGTCCTTCTGCAGACCCTGGTGGACATACAGCCAGCATCGCCTGGTGCAGAATCACCCTCCCCCAAGCATTCCATGAGGGGTGGGCGAAAAGTCCATTATCCTAGTGTAATAATGTTTAAGATTTAGACTGTGCGCttagcttttattttctttggtaactatctctgaccttatatgcctatcacttataatcaatcgttctatattttacctaaaacagtgtgctTTGGTTGAAGTAcctgggaaatctc
Coding sequences within:
- the LOC144261159 gene encoding uncharacterized protein LOC144261159; the protein is MRLSSLAKVRGRGALLAHDGRYHIGRCAAGNVSFSLSSTPESRLSVIRRSRKRTQEDMFTEIMNTSGTADTELRAWRISLSEKLDMDMKSRKASNERECAAQDEMLWIMKDQADMLLRLIELQEQKQKGRVLLQTLVDIQPASPGAESPSPKHSMRGGRKVHYPSVIMFKI